AAACAATTAAAGTATTAAAACAACAAAACAACTAAAAAGTTATGTTATTTTTGTTTTAGTTTATGTTATTTTTGTTTTAGTTTATGTTATTTTAATATTTTAATATTAATTATTATTTTAAATAAATAATTAAAATATCATTATAACAAAATATTTTTTAAATTAAAACAATAATTAAAATACAATTTAAAAACACATTATTTATATTTGGATTTCACGTAATTTCATTTCCTATTTAAAAAATAATGTAATAGTCTTTTATTATAATTTATATAATAAAAATAAGACACTTATTTATAAAAATAAAAATCTTATTTTACTCTTTAGAAATAAAATTTTAAAAAACTGATTACAAAAAGTAAGGGCTATTCTACTAAGGGCGTATTTGAAAATATTAAATCAAAATCGTCATGAAAAAGGCTCTTACATTTTTTTTCGCTTCAATAATTTCTTTCTCATTTTTAAGCTGTTCTAATGACTTAGAGCAAGATATGGATATTATAAATACTCAAAGCAATAACATTTCTTATAAATTAGTTAGCAATGGGATGAAGCATATAATATATCCTACCAAATCAAATGATGTACAGGAAAGCAAAGAATCTCATGACTTTATTAATATGCTTGATGGCTTGAATATTTACCCTCATGGCATTGAAATAAATGATAAAGGCTTGGATTTCGAATCAAGTCTTTGGGGACAGAAATACACCGTTTCTTCTAAATCTTCCAGGAGTATGGGAGGTGCGGAAATTATTCTTAGTGGTATCAAATACAAAGGAGGCTTATATAAATCTAATGATATCGTTAGACCAATATACAATGGAAACCGTATTGAAGATATTCCTTCTGGGGAATATTATTTGCTAGATATGGCAGGCAATCAAATAGCAGAATTAGATAATGGAGTAATACCTGTTGAATCAATTATTTCTGATGGCTTATTTGGGAAATTTCAAATAAAATATCAGTTAGAAGATCCTAGCAAAGGTATCTGGTTATATACGCAAATTAATATTATATTAATTGAAGATAGGAACTCTTCAAGAGCAATGGGCGACAATGGAGATGATGATATCATAGTAGACTACAAACCTTAATTATTTGTAAATAATCAAATAAAAAATATTTCCTAATTTGATATTGGTGCTACAAAAATATAATTTTAGACTATTGTCTTTCAAAATGATTTTCAAATGGCTCTTAAATTATTCAGTAACAAAGAAAAAACGATTACTGATCTTAATATCATATCAAATATAATTACCGGTGAAAACTTGGATGCTACTATCAAGCAATTGTATCAAGAAACTTATGGAATGGTCGAAAATATGATCTTGAAAAACTTCGGAAGATCCGAAGATGCTGAAGATATATTTCAAGAATCGCTTATGGTACTTATGGATAATATCGAAAGTGGGAAATTTCAAGGAAACTCAACAGTAAAAACCTATTTATACTCTATATGTCGAAATATGTGGAGAGACTTATTGAAAAAAAGATCCAAATTCACTCTAATGGATTCATTTTTTGATAAAAACATTGAAGATGAAGAAAAAATTGACAGAATGATCACTTATTCTGAAAATGAACGAATATTTGAGCAAGCGGCATCAAGTTTAGGAACTTCCTGTTTTGAAATATTGAAGTCTTTCTATTTCGAGGAATTAAGCATTCCGGAGCTTTTAAAAAAGTATTCTGACAAATATACTAATGAGCAAGTGATCAGAAACAAAAAAAGCAAATGCCTCAAGGCTATGAGAAGTAAACTGGATAAATATCCGATGATTAAAGAAGCTTATAGAGATAATTTGAAAACATTACAATAACATTTTCATGCATAAGAATACAGACCTAATCATTAATTACCTGGATGATAACCTTGATGATGATGAACATCAAGAATTTAATCGATTAATATCTGAAGATCCGGATTTTCAACATGAATTAGAGCTTCAAAAAGGGCTTAAAAGAGGAATCAAAAGAG
The Aureibacter tunicatorum DNA segment above includes these coding regions:
- a CDS encoding sigma-70 family RNA polymerase sigma factor, whose translation is MALKLFSNKEKTITDLNIISNIITGENLDATIKQLYQETYGMVENMILKNFGRSEDAEDIFQESLMVLMDNIESGKFQGNSTVKTYLYSICRNMWRDLLKKRSKFTLMDSFFDKNIEDEEKIDRMITYSENERIFEQAASSLGTSCFEILKSFYFEELSIPELLKKYSDKYTNEQVIRNKKSKCLKAMRSKLDKYPMIKEAYRDNLKTLQ